In Paralichthys olivaceus isolate ysfri-2021 chromosome 12, ASM2471397v2, whole genome shotgun sequence, the genomic window CTTTCAGCAGCATCACCATCGCATCAGCCTGCATGAAGGTATTTCTTAACAACTTCCTCCCTCCTAAAACTCTGGCAATTCCTTTGCCAGATAATTACAAACAACAGACCAAAAGCTACTCCCACGCCTCCATACAGTGGTTGGAGTGGGTAGCGCGCAGCACTAATGTTTCCATCCAGCATGCGTTAAACAGGGGTGAGAAGCAGGTAGGGCGTTACCATGTTGACGGTTATGCAGAAATAGAGGGTGTTAAATATGCATGGGAGTTTCTGGGTTGCTTTTACCACAGCTGTCCCTCTTGTTTCAACCCCCGCAACACCTGCCCTCTGAGGCGCGTCCCCTTTGAGGAGTTGTTCGCTGAGAGTGAGGAGAAAATGCGggccttaaaatctgatcaTGGCCTCCAGATGGTTGTCCTGTGGGAACATGAATGGGAGGCTATGAAAAGTACGCACGCAGGCGTTAAAGCCTTTCTCCAGACCTTCCTCCCACCCAAACCTCTGTGCCCCTGTGACGCTCTTTTTGGAGGTAGAACGAGCCCTGTGAGGCTGAGGTACACGGCAGGGCCTCACGAAACTGTGCATTATGTAGATGTCACTTCTCTCTACCCCTATGTGAACTGCAGCTATGCTTACCCTCTAGGTCACCCTACCATCATCCACCAAGACTTTGAGCCCCCTCAAAACTACTTTGGGTTCATCAAAGCCACCATCCACCCCCCTAGAGGACTCTTGTTTCCAGTGCTACCATACAAAACATCACATGGTAAATTGGTGTTCACCCTCTGCCGTACCTGCGCTGAACTTAACCATCAGACAGGTCCTTGTAGACACGATGAGCAGGCTAGAGCGTTGACGGGTGTGTGGGTTAGCGTTGAAGTCAACAAGGCTCTAGAGTTAGGGTATCGAGTGGGTAAGATGATTGAAGTATGGCACTTTGACCGGCGTAGCGATTCCATTTTTATCGGCTACATGCACACCTTCTTAAAAGGTAAGCAGGAGGCCTCAGGCTACCCACCCGAGGCCTCTGAtcaggagagcagagaaaagtaCATCAGAGAGTACAAGCTGCATCAGGGTGTACAGCTAGATGCAGCCAAGATTGAGGTGAACCCCGCCAAGAGACAGGTGTCCAAATTGTGTCTCAACAGCTTCTGGGGAAAGTTTGCGCAGAGAAGCAATCTGACTCAGACCACCCTGGTCAGCGAACCTGAAGATTTTCTCCGCTTCATCTTTTCCGGTCAGTACAgagttaaaaaatgtaattgagaaatgtgaacatgtgatgaATGTTGTGCCTGAAAATATTGTCTGGATTTATACTTCTTTTCAACTCATGTATGCTGAACtgcaaaatgtgaataaaaaaattaagtttaTGGAAGGACTGCCCGATTCTTTTGATGACACAGAGCTGTCACCTCCTGATCAGAACCATTTGATCATTTTGGACGATGTTATTTTTCAAGCCTCCAACCACCCTGATGTGGTCAAAATTTTTACTCAGTATAGACATCATAGAAATatgagattagattagattagattagatttcctttattgtccctcaatggggaaattcacatgttacagcagtagcacaagatttaactccaaaga contains:
- the LOC109646280 gene encoding uncharacterized protein, with translation MYQNTVFVAHNAKGFDSYLILNTMIEMGLHPSLIMQGSKILCFQDPDINLKFIDSLSFLTMRLSAMPKGLGFSDQTKGHFPHGLSSEKNLHYVGAYPKPQDYCVERMTPPQQEEFYDWYREASQGTFHFEKEALRYCKNDVDILAKGCIMFRKQFLDDTAVDPFSSITIASACMKVFLNNFLPPKTLAIPLPDNYKQQTKSYSHASIQWLEWVARSTNVSIQHALNRGEKQVGRYHVDGYAEIEGVKYAWEFLGCFYHSCPSCFNPRNTCPLRRVPFEELFAESEEKMRALKSDHGLQMVVLWEHEWEAMKSTHAGVKAFLQTFLPPKPLCPCDALFGGRTSPVRLRYTAGPHETVHYVDVTSLYPYVNCSYAYPLGHPTIIHQDFEPPQNYFGFIKATIHPPRGLLFPVLPYKTSHGKLVFTLCRTCAELNHQTGPCRHDEQARALTGVWVSVEVNKALELGYRVGKMIEVWHFDRRSDSIFIGYMHTFLKGKQEASGYPPEASDQESREKYIREYKLHQGVQLDAAKIEVNPAKRQVSKLCLNSFWGKFAQRSNLTQTTLVSEPEDFLRFIFSGQYRVKKCN